The DNA sequence attattaaatcccccttctcatctactaagggtccaacatttactttagctactcttttcctttttatatatttgtaaaaacttttactatctctctgtccctccccccccccccctgggctttgcccccccccctgggctttgccccccccccccccgggctttgcccccccccccgggctttgcccccccccgggctttgccccccccccccgggctttgccccccccgggctttgccccccccgggcattgcccccccccgagcattgcccccccccgagcattgcccccccaacccacacatcctgggacactaagtggcaattgagcatggccaatcaacctaacctgtacatcttataaacagtaagaagtctcacaataccaggttaaagtccaacaggtttatttgatcgcacgagctttcggagcactgctccttcatcaggtgaatggccactcacctgatgaacctggtgttgtgtgcccaccccagtccaacgccgacatctccacgtcATCTTATGGACTGCAGATTGATTCTCTGGAGAATCCTGTTCTTTCTCTCTATCAACATTCCTCTGCAagttttatttccttcaagtacccatccaatttcattttgaaatgattgaatcttctgttccaccatcctcataggcagcgagttctAGATCATGTGCTCTCCCTACCTAAATAtaaatcttcctcaaatccctgCTCTACCACTACTCAAGTAATGTCCTGTATGTTACACTTTTATCCAGTATTATAgacatctgtctggcagcctgcatggagattttcagctccctgtgtccaggacaggaagccgtgagcatggatctgtcaatcagcctcaatcagcaccttcaggagaattgggagggtgaatattagatacagcagagtgagaattgagggagagtgtgtgggatggagatttactgcgtttggggaatgagagaggaaagaatgttccatagaaactagaattgtctgttctgaatttctgtcctgtactgacactgatgaattttgtaatctccttttgcaggatatcagaaggtggggatttacagacagaaatctcgaatcaaacgtcacatcaacatctgacagacaTTTGATTGATTGGGACccgaatatcattggcctttcaATCTTGAAGGAGAAATCTTTTAATGTTCTGTCTGCGTCAGAATTTTTTATAACATAAATGTGACTGGAAATACACCAAGACACagacacacctgagtgagagtgttccagtgcactgagtgtggaaagagctttaaccagttacacagcctgaaaatacatcgcagtattcacagcggggagagactgtacccgtgttctgtgtgagatttaattgACTGTTTAACCAGGAGGGTGACaaagacacctgcaccatggagaaaccgtggaaatgtggggactgtgggaaggcatGTCAGtgcccatctgagctggaaacccatcgacgcagccacaccggggagagaccattcacctgccttgAGTGTAGGAAGTGTTTCACTCAGTCaagcaacctgctgagacacaagcgagttcacactggggagaaaccgtacacttgctgtgtgtgtgggaagggattcacacatTCGTCCACCCTGCAGgatcaccagcgggttcacaccggggagaagcctgtcacctgctccaagtgcgggaagggattcagtcggttatcaaacctgcaggaacaccagcgagttcacactggggagaaaccatgcaCCTGTTGggcgtgtgggaaaggattcactcagtcatccagcctgctgagacaccagcgagttcacaagtgatgacaggggttggattctgttttattgctgctgttaatcacatccaggactgaaccatgttcattctgacagttggtgaagtgggagggtcggagggtttctttctgctggactggccggtctcacgactttgcttctagttcgctgatgctctttgagcctgggagagcacattgccactgaaatgatccacaaaagctgatgaaggacatttattttatcctggatagtaaatagtgtttttcctaccactacaggtagatttaaaataaatacagaaaggactggaaaaacacaacacgtcttgcagcatctgtggagagagaaacagtgttaatgtttcacactactggattgggaatcaatcttgtaaacctcctctgaactgcttccaatgtatttatatcctttgtttaataggagacaaaattgtaccctgtgTTCAAGGTGCAATCTCAGCAACgccctgcacaactgaagcataacatctttacttctatgttcaatttctctcagaataaaggatagcattccatttataagaactttgatttgtttgaactaagatttatgagggttctcttgtttacaataacctccccaatcgtaaatcacaccaggttccagtgacttaatcatatggcaagaaagaacactttaaatggtgaattcagaaagtttattaaccattaaaaatgtaacgagtcagaaagataaaaaagcaaagtatcGATCAACAGCAAAAGGAGGAGAGCTTAACTTCAACTTCTCCATCCTTCTcaaaccaggacatgaagtgatggctctgaaaacgtggataacttgtaaaaccagcAGCTCTCAACGTCTCTCTGTAGGGCACAGtgtgaggcactgctgcctcacagcagagggttcgagtcccggcttgggtcactggctgtgcggagttcgcccattctccccgtgtctgtgcaggtttcctctgggtgctccggtttcctcccacagtccgaaagacgtgctggttgggtacattggccatgctaaattcttcctcagtttacccaaacaggcaccagagtgtggcgactgggggattatcagagtaacttcattgcaatgttaatgtaagtctatgtgtgacactaataaacaaactataaaaaaagttaacttttaaaaacttctaccagattggtttctcgaatccccttttttatactttcaaaatgtagaaagccATCCTCAGCTAATTGTTAggaattagccaattggtctataacttgtcaataatgaaattgatttggtttttagctaattgcacatattgtcttaattttaagacatacctttctctcaaacgatatctcttagcttggggtagCCCAAGTGTTGACCGATAATTGGTtcacatcagtcattcaatgttgagacatcttgaacaggagccgattcattccctccagtcaaggttaacaagTCCTTTCATCTTTCTTTATTCTGTCAGCATGGGAAGGGAACATCttataattcccacagcattttaaccattcttaaAGTGTTTATAATTCTAAAAGCTATAAACCTGTGTTCAAATTTATATTTCCAGCCTTTATAACAtatgtattaatgaatcatttattatttaattgtctcacaattaatgctgtctatttaactaatctggctgctttccaattgtgggaacttcaggccacaaaaaaggtagttagagtcgtagaggtttacagcatggaaacaggcctttcggcccaacttgtccatgctgcccagtttttaccactaagctagtcctaattgccctggaatattactcatgatctgtgcttccaagcaTTTTGAATGTGCATCTACAACAAGCAAaaacatgtgattcatgaaaggccccccaaagtccacatgtagtctggaccacggcctatcaggccactcccgaggatgaagtggtaatgtacccagtgtgttgtggggaatgaactcagaagaatcattcaacactcaaacctgattcaatcgacaaacagtttattgagttacgccagcggggagaagccacaggggctgaccatgtgcaactccacccaacaaagaatatcatcaattcttatccagttactcagcccatcccggctggacacaatccaatcagaatggtgatagattacatacattataggttcaataaaattagtatctgggcattatggggctttgtgatcatctcatggacagataggtgcccccatcatgatgttttccagaccccctcgtctaccatccttggggttttctttgtacatagactcagtttgaaaaggggtggattaaaaattctcaaatggatgtcagcacccttcctttgtttcaatctaatgaccacacggtctgggaacatttctatttaataatctctccttttaaactctgttcttcagtatccaattccagaattttccttttcattgtgttaattgtgtcaggattaaatctttggacctgacaggaagtttaacccaagatcaatccaacacaggattggtcagaatcgttTCATATgtaccaaattttaaataactgaagggggcgacctttatgcttaatatcatggaTATTTTTACGTGtgtatatcaaatttattttaaaatattgtcaacagttcacagcaatgcgatgactcatggagaggctccttgcaccccctaatcacttcagacagccttaatcactttagactccaagcagggaaacacagacaatagctcaactgattagattatgcaagaagcTCAAATCACAAAGGGAGCCCTCCAGAAACAGATCAGCCCAGGGGAAATGGGATCAGCtccacctatctataatggctGTTTTAATATCTCGCTATTGTGCCACTGCTTTGTGTTATGAGCTGGTACTGATCATGTAACTTGTCGTAAATGTTGAACCTATTACCATATGTTTGGCAtgaagttcaaaaccctataaacTGTAAAGCGCATAATGGCCAGGCAGAGCAGTTGACGAGCAGCTGTCTCTCCCCAGGCCTGCggttttgttattttaaacagagaataaaatttgtgttgcctttttgtactgtactcatgtctgcttgtctttcATGCTGGTAGGAAGTGAGAAAACTTCCCCTTACAATAACCatgacaaattaaaactctcaattTCATGAGTGAGTTTTatctggattaaaattcccacacgtttagtaaaatatcctggaatcctgtctctggacagtaaatatggctccaggttcataacttttgaaaaaaaaagctttattcattacacttccattttaaaaatctgtttgatttaaatcacagacaaaaaacctcaaagcttaaagcgttcaacccacaaatatcatccacacaccaacagagaaacttagcatgtgctttacaataataaccaaaattaattacttaagcattcttctgattctgtttttaaactcccaaaaatgcctttaattaaagactcaaggtaaggttaattccccagaaagataaaccttaacaaatgtagcccaaaacaatgataaaacacatctacaaacatccacacaaaaacaaacaaaacacacagattctcacagcttgtaaatttcaaacaatgaatcctcagcattctctctcgcagctataacttcttaaagcgacagagcactacaagctcacaactccttgattaaaataagatgcaagatccttcattgtaacttaaccctttttaagccaacttccaaggcctgattttatcaGCAACATCTAATCTTTGttaatttaaaatcccaaacacgttaccacctgcaaactctttgttctttatctggtgtTGAGGTGACAAcaaaataaaattctcagttattccaaattcctccagggtatgcttaaaatttccacatttaactggctccaataaatccacaattataaactaaaatagacacgagtttctgggtgatttaaaaacaagttaaaaacaagatgccagaggaaagatagaacaggaggaaagaaaggagggggagttgcacttttgattcaggaaaacatcacggcagtactgagaggggatatatccgagggttcgcctaCTGAGTCAAAAGGGTTGAACTGagaaagaagggggaaatcactttgatatggttgtactataggcccccaaatagtcggtgggaaattgaggagcaaatatgtaaggagattacagatagttccaagaaaaattgggtggtaatagtcggggattttaactttcccaacattgactgggacagccatagtattagaggcttggatggagagaaatttgttgagtgtattcaggaggaatttctcattcagtatgtggatggcccgactagagaggggcaaaagttcacctcctcttgggaaataaggaagggcaggtgatagaagtgtgagtgagggatcactttgggaccagtgaccataattccattagttttaagatacctatggaaaatgattggtcaggtccaaaagttaaaattctaaattagggaaaggccaatgttgatggtatcaggcaggaactttcgacagttaactgggggagtctgtgggaaggcaaagggacgtctggtaagtgggaggctttcaaaagtgttttaaccagggttcagggtaagcacattgctcttagagtgatgggcaaggctggtagaagtcgggaaccctggatgactcgagatattgaagccctcgtcaagaagaaggaggcacatgacatgcatcggcagctgggatcaagtggatcccttgaagagtttcgagggtgtaggagtagaattaagagagaagtcaggagggcaaaaaggggacacgagattgttttggcagataaggcaaaggagaatccaaagaggttctataaatacataaagtgCCAAAGAGTAACTAggtagagagtagggcctcttaaggatcaacaaggtcatctatgtgcggatccacaagagatgggtgagatcataaatgaatatttttcatcattatttattgttgagaaaagcatggatgttagggaacttggggaaataaagtgatgtcttgagaagtgtacttataacagagaaggaggtgctggaagtcacaaagcgcatcaaggtagataaatccccgggacctgatgaagtgtatcccagaacactgtgggaggctagggaggaaattgcgggtctcctagcagagatatttgaatcatcgatagtcacgggtgaggtgcctaaagattggagggtggcaaatgtggagcctttgtttaaaaagggctgcagggaaaagcctgggaactaaaggGCGGTGTGATTCACATctgtaagttgtcagaaggtatttgagagacaggatctacaggcatttggagacacaaggactgattagggacggtcagcatggctttgtgagtggaaaatcatgtctcacaaatttgattgagttttttgaaggggtaaccaagaaggtagatcagGGCAGTACAGGTGAtgctgtctacgtggactttagcaaggcctttgacaaggtaccgcaaggtaggttgttgcttaaggttaaatctaatgaaatccagggtgagttagccaaatggatacaaaattggcttgatgacagaagacagagggtggttgtagaaggttgtttttcaaactggagcctgtgaccagcggtgtgcctcaaggatcggtgctgggtccactgttatttgtcatttatattaatgatttggatgagaatgtaggaggcatgtgtagtaagttttcagatgacaccaaagttggtggcattgtggacagtggagAAGGCTATCTAGGATTGTAgcgcgatcttgatcaattgggccagtgggctgacgaatggcagatggagtttaatttagataaatgcaaggtaatccattttgggcgatcgaaccaggacaggacttactcagttaatggtagggtgttggggagagttacagaacagaaatctaggggtacaggtacatagctccttgaaaatggagttgcaggtggacagagtggtgaagaaggcattctgcatgttggtcagaacattgaatacaggagttggaatgtcttgttgaagttttacaagacattggtaaggccacacttggaatactgtgtacagttctggtcaccctatgatagaaaggatattattaaactagaaagactgcagaaaagatttactgggatgctaccgggacttgatgatttgagttataaagagaggctggatagactgggacttttttccctggaatgtaggaggcttaggggtgaacttatagaggtctataaaataatgaggggcatagatcagctagatagtcaatatcttttcccaaaggtaggggagtctaaaactagagggcataggtttaaggtgagaggggagagatacagaagggtccagaggggcacttgtttcacacagagggtggtgagtgtctggaaaaaggtgccagaggtagtagtagaggcaggtacaattttgtcttttaaaaagcgtttagacagttacatgggtaagatgggtgtcgagggatatgggccaaacgtggacaattgggatgagcacaggggttaaaaaaggggcggcatggacaagttgggctgaagggcccgtttccaagctggaaacctctatgactccatgactaaatcaactgtctgctgaaagggttaacttttctacagaaccgaaaggggtggggagtgagaagaaacttggcacacagttacatcactttacataatttttaaaaacttctctaacaacaaaacaaagttgattttaaactttatctatgaattcttttgttctcttcctcaacctaattattttaatttgttcagtttttgttagggatgggtaacttctgttctttataaactggttcactcattttgttaattctacatgggctcggagaatcagaacccagactttatcatcctgatcctttttctccttctgccaccactccctctgttttgaagGAGGGtcatggggattccaatcagaactaatcatttcatCAGaagagtaaaatactgcagataccggaatctgaaacaaaaacacaaaatgctggaaaatctcagtaggtctgacagcacctgtgaagaATGGAGCCAAGGTTTCGAtaatggatgacccttcataacagCTCTCATGAAgtatcattcagactcaaaatgttggctctgttctctaatcattttatcgatacatttcttgttcttagtttgaggtttaaagtgagaggggagagatacaaaagggtccagaggggcagtttttcactcaggtcgtggtgagtgtctggaacgagttgccagaggcagtggtagaggtgggtacaatactgtcttttcaaaagcatttagacagttacacgggtaagatgggtatagagggatatgggcaaaatacgggcaattgggactagcttagtggtaaaaactgagcggaatggacaagttgggctgaagggcctgtttccatgttgtaaacctctataacttcctaacaccctgtcactctgtgatccgtgtgaaatctaaaaaccaggtattcgcaacaagactcaaagagcatcagcccactggaggcaaagtcatgagaccggccagtccagcagaaagaaaccctccgaccctccccattgaccaactgtgagaatgaacaaaatgcagtcctggatgtaattgagagcagaaacaataacagcagaatccaacctctggaatcactcgtgaactcgctggtgtctcagcaggtgggatgaaactctgaatcccttcccacactgagagcaggtgaatggcctctccccagtgtgaactcgctggtgtgtctgcaagttggatgactgagtgaatcccttcccacactgagaacagttgaatggtctctccccagtgtgaactcgctggtgtctctgcaggtgggatgactgagtgaatcccttcccacactgagagcaggtgaacggcctctcccctgtgtgaactcgctggtgtgtccgcagatcagatgagttagtgaatcccttcccacactgagagcagatgaatggtttctccccagtgtgaactcgctggtgtattcgcaggctggataacagaatgaatcccttcccacactgagagcaggtgaacggcctctcccttgtgtgacgtagctggtgtctctgcaggtcggctgactgagtgaatctcttcccacactgagagcaggtgaacggtctctccccagtgtgaactcgttcgtgTGTCCGCAGGATGGATGAGttcgtgaatcccttcccacactgagaacagttgaatggcctctccccagtgtgaactcgttggtgtctctgcaggagggataacagaatgaatcccttcccacactgagagcaggtgaacggcctctctcctgtgtgaacttgctggtgtttctgcaagctggataactgaatgaatcccttcccacactgagagcaggtgaatggtttctccccagtgtgaactcgctggtgtatccgcaggctggataacagaatgaatcctttcccacactgagagcaggtgaatggcctctccccagtgtgaactcgttcatgtgtccgcagggtggataattgagtgaatcccttcccacactgagagcaggtgaacggcctctccccagtgtgaactcgctggtgtctctgcaggtcggataactgactgaatcccttctcacattgagagcaggaaaatggcctctctccagtgtgaactcgctggtgtctctgcaggagggataatcgagtgaatcccttcccacattgagagcaggtgaatggtctctccccagtgtggctgcgtcgatgagcttccagcttagatggggctctgtatcccttcccacagtccccacatttccatggtttctccatggtgcaggtgtccttacctctctcttgactggacaattagttgaaacttcgcccacactcagaacaagattacagtctctccccgctgtgaatggtgtgatatttattcagactgtgtaactggttaaagctctttagtcagtgcattggaacactctcactcaagtgtggcagtgtgttgatgctttttcactcacactgacatttcaaatcttttcaaatcgacagactggacaatcatttctccttctggattcaaagtccgatgatattgaggtcccaaggaatatgactctgtcacgtctagacatgacgtttgagatttcggcctgtgattcctctttcaatatcctgtaaaacgagtttacaaaagtcatcagtgtcagtacagcatagaaattcagaacagacaatttctatggaacattcttgcctctctcattccccaaaagctgtaaatctccatcccacacactgtctccccattctcagcaggtctggcagcatctgtatggagagaaaagaactgatgtttcagagctttgacaaagggtcatcgagacaagaaacatcagctcttgatGTCGGAAGAGAGATTCCTATTcgctgattcaggcaggctccattgtgacgtcacaatgcggaagttgtccaatgagcttcagattgAAACTTCCTcttctggacaacatctgggaggaaatcaatgtttccccctttccatttcttttctcattctggggaaattggggacttgcagcaactgaagggagtgaagtgaattcggtctgtatattccacacatttttactccagtaatgtagacatttatttgtctggcagcctgcatggaaattttcagctctctgcatccagggcaagaagcagtgagcatggatctgtcaatcacacatgaggacggcctcaaccgggatcttgggttcatgtcacactatctgtaacctccacaacttgcctgggcttgcaaaatctcactaactgtcctggctggagacaatacacatctctttaacctgtgcttcaccctctctccactcacattgtctgtacctttaagacttgattacctgtaaagactcacattccaaccattattttgtaaattgagtttgtgtctctgtgccctgtttgtgaatagaactcccactcacctgatgaagagcagcgctccaaaatccTGTGGCTTATGCcagcaaattaacctgttggattttaacctggtgttgtgagattacttactgtctgaggctgaaacaggctgttcacaaccagggtgaaatagttcatcccaatatgagcttccaaccacgtccacatcatcatcaagaccaccttcattcaaagtaattaattaattaacagtaatgaatcataaaatacattgtaggaggaggccattcagcccatcgagcctgcaccgacaacaatcccatccaggccctatccacatatttacctgttaatccccctgatgccaagggttaatttatcatggccaatctgtctaacctgcacatctttggactgtggaaggaaacgggaacacccggaggaaacccacacagacacggggagaatgtagaaactctgcacagacagtgacccgaggctggaattgaacccgggtccctggcgctgtgaggcagctgcattaaccactgtgccaccgggccacatgtcagtgccatcgcccgactccagcccagtctcagctcatctggaaccctcacccattccattgtgacgtcacactctcacccattccattgtgacgtcacactcccacccattccattgtgacgtcacactgtcacccattccattgtgacgtcagggcttcactctccgatcacaatccctgccggcctcccacatgcagcctcaatggcggcagtcagcccgggtctaacactacaagctgccgctccatttggtacaaagggggggaccgggaagttcatttccggggtttgggtttgcagatgtttacaaagcctctccacccgccacatttatcattccccgcgcgccgccccctacctcgtattgatctcgcttccaagttAAAACCATCCgtctgtccgtcgccattacccgcactgcgcatgcttcaggtcccgcccctcattcactctgaatggtcggaggaccagccgctcccgcgcagtcctccagccccgccccc is a window from the Mustelus asterias unplaced genomic scaffold, sMusAst1.hap1.1 HAP1_SCAFFOLD_310, whole genome shotgun sequence genome containing:
- the LOC144486250 gene encoding uncharacterized protein LOC144486250, whose amino-acid sequence is MEKPWKCGDCGKGYRAPSKLEAHRRSHTGERPFTCSQCGKGFTRLSLLQRHQRVHTGERPFSCSQCEKGFSQLSDLQRHQRVHTGERPFTCSQCGKGFTQLSTLRTHERVHTGERPFTCSQCGKGFILLSSLRIHQRVHTGEKPFTCSQCGKGFIQLSSLQKHQQVHTGERPFTCSQCGKGFILLSLLQRHQRVHTGERPFNCSQCGKGFTNSSILRTHERVHTGERPFTCSQCGKRFTQSADLQRHQLRHTRERPFTCSQCGKGFILLSSLRIHQRVHTGEKPFICSQCGKGFTNSSDLRTHQRVHTGERPFTCSQCGKGFTQSSHLQRHQRVHTGERPFNCSQCGKGFTQSSNLQTHQRVHTGERPFTCSQCGKGFRVSSHLLRHQRVHE